From a region of the Corallococcus macrosporus genome:
- a CDS encoding alpha-amylase family glycosyl hydrolase → MPISVQFEYRTGLKRDVFRNVRLTGSWDAQGRASGTWSVIPMAPALAEDGCPCFRATVSFDSSQAGTCFQWGVIVDGPGGDGQWGIPAGPREPVSAEPVRGFVLGSGPSCERYHLTQGRRLGAQKHFVPGAPRPLARFAVWAPNARQVEVVFGTQEGGYIADDGTGLSPSLPVLPMVRQEGGVWETSCEGPGALEFERLRFQPYMFRVTKADGQVAYKTDLYSRCQLGSGTSNPRGRPHAGSRRDVNATVSCSVVVDPDQVTKHFREPRWPEQEFLPEEEFWRDEFRPGRPVPTRVEDLVLYELHVGALGFGRDGAGTLEDAMALLDHVEALGVNAIELLPMAEFGGLPNWGYATTHYFAIEYAGGGRDQLKHFVRECHRRGIAVIMDVVYNHYHPDAERAQWMYDSNAHPDNLYYWYEGRPEHYPDYERAAARPGTTAAPGHGGYIDNQSTGYAPRFHEEAVRALFTSSAVCLMEEFHIDGFRVDQTTCIHSYNVLHAHGQPASRTNIAGARFLREWCRTLRLIRPGVMLMAEDHSGWDSVTTPVPRGGLGFDAAWYADFYHHLIGGPARGREFAKLLWTSGQGGGGPLAMGTFAGVLARTGQKKVVYHESHDEAGNGEGTRRTLVVAANGAELQGDVLRAAEARCRTVFGLSVLAAGTPLFLMGEEVGAARDYRYDTFVSQREDLVGLREGRGQHLFRYYQELIRLRLGQAALRSRDLEVLLVHDVDRVLAFRRWSGAEEFLVVASLNDAPFLQGLELVSPRLGTGAWKEVFNSDAGRYGGSNVGNLGATLHASADVLRVVLPARGLVVFQRVASLS, encoded by the coding sequence ATGCCCATCTCCGTCCAGTTCGAATACCGCACGGGATTGAAACGAGATGTCTTCCGGAATGTCCGGCTCACCGGGAGCTGGGACGCGCAAGGACGCGCCTCCGGCACCTGGTCGGTCATCCCCATGGCGCCGGCCCTCGCGGAGGATGGCTGCCCCTGCTTCCGCGCCACCGTCTCCTTTGACAGCTCCCAGGCCGGGACGTGCTTCCAGTGGGGCGTCATCGTGGACGGACCCGGTGGGGACGGCCAGTGGGGCATCCCGGCCGGGCCGCGCGAGCCCGTCTCCGCCGAGCCGGTCCGCGGCTTCGTGCTCGGCTCCGGGCCCTCGTGCGAGCGCTACCACCTCACGCAGGGCCGCCGCCTGGGTGCCCAGAAGCACTTCGTCCCGGGAGCGCCCCGGCCGCTGGCGCGCTTCGCGGTCTGGGCTCCCAATGCCAGACAGGTCGAGGTGGTGTTCGGCACGCAGGAGGGCGGCTACATCGCGGATGACGGGACGGGCCTGTCGCCCTCGCTCCCGGTGCTGCCCATGGTCCGCCAGGAGGGCGGCGTCTGGGAGACGTCCTGCGAAGGCCCCGGCGCCCTGGAGTTCGAGCGGCTCCGCTTCCAGCCCTACATGTTCAGGGTCACCAAGGCGGACGGGCAGGTGGCCTACAAGACCGACCTCTACTCGCGCTGCCAACTGGGAAGCGGGACCTCCAATCCCCGGGGCAGGCCCCACGCGGGAAGCCGGCGGGACGTGAACGCCACCGTGAGCTGCTCCGTGGTGGTGGACCCCGACCAGGTGACGAAGCATTTCCGCGAGCCGCGCTGGCCCGAGCAGGAGTTCCTTCCGGAGGAGGAGTTCTGGCGCGATGAGTTCCGCCCCGGACGGCCCGTGCCCACGCGCGTGGAGGACCTGGTCCTCTACGAGCTGCACGTCGGAGCGCTCGGCTTCGGTAGGGACGGGGCGGGCACCCTGGAGGACGCGATGGCGCTGCTCGACCACGTGGAGGCGCTGGGCGTCAACGCCATCGAACTGCTCCCGATGGCCGAGTTCGGCGGCCTGCCGAACTGGGGCTACGCCACCACGCACTACTTCGCCATCGAGTACGCGGGCGGCGGGCGCGACCAGCTCAAGCACTTCGTGCGCGAGTGCCACCGCCGCGGAATCGCTGTCATCATGGACGTCGTCTACAATCACTACCACCCGGACGCCGAGCGGGCGCAGTGGATGTATGACTCCAACGCGCACCCGGACAACCTCTACTACTGGTACGAGGGGCGCCCCGAGCACTACCCCGACTACGAGCGGGCGGCGGCTCGGCCCGGCACGACGGCCGCGCCAGGGCACGGCGGGTACATCGACAACCAGTCGACGGGGTACGCGCCCCGCTTCCACGAGGAGGCGGTCCGCGCGCTCTTCACCAGCAGCGCCGTCTGCCTGATGGAGGAGTTCCACATCGACGGCTTCCGCGTGGACCAGACGACGTGCATCCACAGCTACAACGTCCTCCACGCCCACGGGCAGCCGGCCTCCCGGACGAACATCGCCGGGGCACGGTTCCTCCGGGAGTGGTGCCGCACGCTGCGCCTCATCCGCCCGGGAGTGATGCTGATGGCGGAGGACCACTCCGGCTGGGATTCGGTGACCACCCCGGTGCCGCGGGGCGGCCTGGGCTTCGACGCCGCGTGGTACGCCGACTTCTACCACCACCTCATCGGGGGCCCGGCGCGGGGGAGGGAGTTCGCCAAGCTGCTCTGGACCTCCGGCCAGGGTGGAGGCGGGCCGCTCGCCATGGGCACCTTCGCCGGCGTGCTGGCCCGGACGGGGCAGAAGAAGGTCGTCTACCACGAGTCCCACGACGAGGCCGGCAACGGCGAGGGAACGCGGCGGACGCTCGTGGTCGCCGCCAACGGGGCGGAGCTCCAGGGCGACGTGCTCCGGGCCGCGGAGGCGCGCTGCCGGACCGTCTTCGGCCTCTCCGTGCTCGCGGCGGGCACGCCCCTGTTCCTCATGGGGGAGGAGGTCGGCGCCGCCCGGGACTACCGGTACGACACCTTCGTGAGCCAGCGGGAAGACCTGGTGGGGCTGCGGGAGGGGAGGGGACAGCACCTCTTCCGGTACTACCAGGAGCTCATCCGTCTGCGATTGGGCCAGGCGGCGTTGCGCTCGCGCGACCTGGAGGTCCTCCTCGTGCACGACGTCGACCGCGTGCTCGCCTTCCGCCGCTGGAGCGGGGCGGAGGAGTTCCTCGTGGTCGCGAGCCTCAACGACGCGCCGTTCCTCCAGGGCCTCGAGCTCGTGAGCCCCCGGCTGGGTACGGGCGCCTGGAAGGAGGTCTTCAACAGCGACGCCGGGCGGTACGGAGGGAGCAACGTCGGCAACCTCGGGGCGACGCTCCACGCGTCGGCGGACGTGCTGCGGGTCGTCCTCCCCGCGCGGGGCCTCGTCGTCTTCCAGCGGGTTGCCTCGCTGAGCTGA
- a CDS encoding thiamine pyrophosphate-binding protein, giving the protein MKKRTGCVALLEQLAAEGTRYLFGNPGTVEEGFLDALRDVPSIQYILGLHESVAVAMADGHARATRRPAFVQLHSSVGLGNGIGMLYQAKRGNTPLVVLAGEAGLAYDAMDAQMAGDLVSMARPVTKWATRVVDAGSVLRVLRRAIKIASTPPMGPVFVSLPMDVLDAPNDEPVFPTPRLDTRSAPEPEAVKALARLLAEARHPLLIVGDGVAASGAQEELTRVAELLGAEVWGANSSEVNMDAAHPLFRGLLGHMFGKDSAAVVSRADAVLITGTYVFPEVFPALSGVFRPGARVAHVDLDAYEIAKNFPVDLGLVADPKRTLAALAEALTWVMTPARREAAAERLRRAREQQELERARASAGTAPGETREAPPALFLRELAKRVGDEAIIFDEALTLSPEVARALPGRRPGHSFQTRGGSLGVGIPGALGVKLAHPDKTVIGFTGDGGSMYTIQALWTAARHGIGAKFVVCNNGGYRLLDLNLLQYWKERGIPEHPFPGSFDLSRPALHFVELARSLGVPAVRVSTEQDIGPALDLALSASGPFLIDWVLPHTPLDPGADRRCGQ; this is encoded by the coding sequence ATGAAGAAGCGAACCGGTTGCGTCGCCCTCCTCGAACAGCTCGCCGCGGAGGGGACGCGCTATCTGTTTGGCAATCCAGGCACGGTCGAGGAGGGCTTCCTCGATGCCCTGCGCGACGTGCCATCCATCCAATACATCCTCGGCCTCCACGAGTCCGTGGCCGTGGCCATGGCGGATGGCCACGCGCGGGCGACGCGGCGGCCCGCGTTCGTGCAGCTCCACTCCAGCGTGGGGCTGGGCAACGGCATCGGGATGCTCTACCAGGCGAAGCGCGGCAACACCCCGCTCGTGGTGCTCGCGGGAGAGGCCGGACTCGCCTACGACGCGATGGACGCGCAGATGGCGGGCGACCTCGTCTCCATGGCCCGCCCGGTGACCAAGTGGGCCACGCGCGTCGTCGACGCGGGCTCGGTGCTGCGGGTGCTGCGGCGGGCCATCAAGATCGCCTCGACACCGCCCATGGGGCCCGTCTTCGTCTCCCTGCCCATGGACGTGCTCGACGCGCCCAACGACGAGCCCGTCTTCCCGACGCCGCGGCTGGACACCCGCTCCGCGCCGGAGCCGGAGGCGGTGAAGGCGCTGGCCCGGCTGCTCGCGGAGGCCCGGCACCCGCTGCTCATCGTCGGTGACGGCGTGGCGGCCTCGGGTGCCCAGGAGGAGCTGACCCGGGTGGCGGAGCTGCTCGGCGCCGAGGTGTGGGGCGCCAACAGCTCCGAGGTGAACATGGACGCGGCCCACCCGCTGTTCCGGGGCCTGCTGGGTCACATGTTCGGCAAGGACAGCGCGGCGGTCGTCTCGCGGGCGGACGCCGTGCTCATCACGGGCACGTATGTCTTTCCCGAGGTCTTCCCCGCCCTCTCCGGCGTCTTCCGCCCCGGCGCCCGGGTCGCCCATGTCGACCTGGACGCGTATGAGATCGCCAAGAACTTCCCGGTGGACCTGGGCCTCGTGGCGGACCCGAAGCGGACGCTCGCGGCGCTCGCGGAGGCACTGACCTGGGTGATGACACCGGCCCGGCGCGAGGCCGCGGCGGAGCGGCTGCGACGCGCGCGGGAGCAACAGGAACTGGAGCGGGCACGGGCCTCCGCCGGGACGGCTCCCGGTGAAACACGCGAGGCACCACCCGCCCTCTTCCTGCGCGAGCTGGCGAAGCGGGTGGGTGACGAGGCCATCATCTTCGACGAGGCGCTCACGCTCTCGCCGGAGGTGGCCCGCGCGCTGCCCGGGCGCAGGCCGGGGCACTCCTTCCAGACGCGGGGCGGCTCGCTCGGGGTGGGGATTCCCGGGGCGCTGGGGGTGAAGCTGGCCCATCCGGACAAGACCGTCATCGGCTTCACCGGGGATGGCGGGAGCATGTACACCATCCAGGCGCTCTGGACGGCGGCGCGCCACGGCATCGGCGCGAAGTTCGTGGTGTGCAACAACGGGGGCTACCGGCTGCTCGACCTCAACCTCCTCCAGTACTGGAAGGAGCGAGGCATCCCCGAGCATCCGTTCCCCGGCTCCTTCGACCTGTCCCGTCCGGCCCTCCACTTCGTGGAGCTCGCGCGCTCGCTGGGAGTGCCAGCCGTCCGGGTGAGCACGGAGCAGGACATCGGTCCCGCGCTCGACCTGGCCCTGTCGGCCTCCGGCCCGTTCCTCATCGACTGGGTGCTCCCCCACACGCCGCTGGACCCGGGCGCGGACCGCCGCTGCGGACAGTGA
- a CDS encoding DJ-1/PfpI family protein, whose product MSAPSLKGKKIAVLVESQFIAEEIAQYRDRFGEEGAEVHFLANLNGSPFLNLVSEVEEVGGTPKLLTVTRDIRKAAPEDYAAVLVAANYPSVRLRHFVPPDGPDGRPLPIRPEMVRTSPAVQFFSRAMRNPDIVKGVLCHALWLLTPTPELLAGRKVICHEVVLADVLNAGGVYTPDPSGVVVDGDLVTGRSFMNVSAFIQRIQQRLVERRVPQVPAVAPEPVKGAPRSILVVLSSHGYWGEELVGPLEVFERQGYRIEFATPDGRRPVALPPSMDASYVDPPLGRPVTSPQMALKVGLLDATGPGRGERSRLLDAPMNLSRLLPERPYFSHPMMVRALEAYYREREDALRAFERFDALLLVGGSGPIVDLANNQRVHDLILGFLKQGKPIAAECYAVTCLAFARELEDRRSILSGKHVTGHCLEYDYKDGTGFVGTDFNMGPPPYPLEYILRDATAPGGQYHGNFGQERSVIVDFPFVTGRSTPDSTLTGEKLVEVLEHGLRRWGW is encoded by the coding sequence ATGAGCGCCCCGTCCCTGAAGGGAAAGAAGATCGCCGTCCTCGTCGAAAGCCAGTTCATCGCGGAGGAGATCGCGCAGTACAGGGACCGGTTCGGGGAGGAGGGGGCGGAGGTCCACTTCCTCGCGAACCTCAATGGCAGCCCCTTCCTGAACCTCGTGAGCGAGGTCGAGGAGGTGGGCGGCACGCCCAAGCTGCTGACCGTCACGCGCGACATCCGCAAGGCCGCGCCGGAGGACTACGCGGCCGTGCTCGTGGCGGCCAACTATCCCAGCGTGCGGCTGCGCCACTTCGTCCCGCCCGACGGGCCCGATGGCAGGCCGCTGCCCATCCGCCCGGAGATGGTCCGCACCTCTCCCGCCGTGCAGTTCTTCAGCCGCGCCATGCGCAACCCGGACATCGTCAAGGGCGTGCTGTGCCACGCCCTCTGGCTCTTGACGCCCACGCCGGAGCTGCTCGCGGGGCGCAAGGTCATCTGCCACGAGGTCGTCCTGGCCGACGTGCTCAACGCGGGCGGCGTCTACACCCCGGATCCATCCGGCGTGGTGGTGGACGGCGACCTGGTGACGGGGCGCTCGTTCATGAACGTCTCCGCGTTCATCCAGCGCATCCAGCAGCGGCTCGTGGAGCGGCGCGTGCCCCAGGTGCCGGCGGTGGCTCCCGAGCCCGTGAAGGGCGCTCCGCGCAGCATCCTCGTGGTCCTCTCCAGCCACGGCTACTGGGGCGAGGAGCTGGTGGGTCCGCTGGAGGTCTTCGAGCGCCAGGGCTACCGCATCGAGTTCGCCACGCCGGACGGACGCAGGCCCGTGGCCCTGCCTCCGAGCATGGATGCGAGCTACGTCGACCCGCCCCTGGGGCGCCCGGTGACGAGCCCCCAGATGGCCCTCAAGGTGGGCCTGCTGGACGCCACCGGCCCCGGGCGCGGCGAGCGCTCCCGGCTGCTCGATGCGCCGATGAACCTCTCGAGGCTGCTGCCCGAGCGGCCCTACTTCAGCCATCCCATGATGGTGCGTGCGCTGGAGGCCTACTACCGCGAGCGCGAGGACGCCCTCCGCGCCTTCGAGCGGTTCGACGCGCTGCTGCTGGTGGGCGGCAGCGGCCCCATCGTCGACCTGGCCAACAACCAGCGCGTGCACGACCTCATCCTCGGCTTCCTGAAGCAGGGCAAGCCCATCGCCGCCGAGTGCTACGCCGTGACCTGCCTCGCGTTCGCGCGCGAGCTGGAGGACCGGCGGAGCATCCTGAGCGGCAAGCACGTGACCGGCCACTGCCTGGAGTACGACTACAAGGACGGCACCGGCTTCGTGGGCACCGACTTCAACATGGGCCCGCCGCCGTACCCGCTCGAGTACATCCTCCGCGACGCGACCGCGCCGGGGGGCCAGTACCACGGCAACTTCGGCCAGGAGCGGTCGGTCATCGTGGACTTCCCGTTCGTCACGGGCCGCTCCACCCCGGACTCCACGCTGACGGGCGAGAAGCTGGTGGAGGTCCTGGAGCACGGCCTGCGCCGCTGGGGGTGGTGA
- a CDS encoding AGE family epimerase/isomerase, whose product MNNLCQTLTLQGTVTASRPEQLQCDLLLRSGDTVTLHFGAETTFSVLTNIDGTSHDRVPDVPGQEGSELVRKVARYLRPQDTVFVRAIRFEHAGVVRYDARAVTRMHSEPRRFLFEEPHWWMNQTRQMANAWLDDLFGDSRVYSEDDFSTRYRTHLDFYGGATDDNLQAMPTLARLIYGLSTAYLMTGDHRYRLAAAAGIQFQRSSFRILSPDGQSCLWAYGRRKGVNGTVTLVASENSDDSGAIALYEQIYGLAGLAQYYRITGDPEVLEDLRRTVRTFNTLFLDSKDANAAFPGLDGYFAHLDPVTLRPDSAALGRLQSRKNWNSVGDHIPAYLINLILALDPLPQGADPDVASFLDTCRRMLDRTTRLILEKFPDPDSLYVNERFLADWTPDHQWGWQQDRAVVGHNYKIAWNLTRVAYDQLARGRQEEARRSLQLAERLARAMVSHGSDLVRGGCFDAVERHPTNGQPLEFPWGSVKDFWQQEQAILANLILHGQTGDPEYLDQARAMSAFWNMFFLDRDNQNVFFRVNEDGLPILNGAFANKGQYAVAGYHSFELNYLAHVYTCAYVSPGASFCLYFHPSADSGFRSINVLPDFVKPGSIEIASVTINGRHRANFDPHRFQLPLEPSDLGSDVIVQFRRKS is encoded by the coding sequence ATGAACAACCTCTGTCAGACCCTCACCCTCCAGGGAACCGTCACGGCGTCGCGGCCCGAGCAGCTCCAGTGCGACCTGCTGCTGCGAAGCGGCGACACCGTGACGCTCCACTTCGGGGCCGAGACGACGTTCTCGGTCCTCACCAACATCGACGGCACGTCGCATGACCGGGTGCCCGACGTCCCCGGACAGGAGGGCAGCGAGCTGGTCCGCAAGGTCGCCCGCTACCTGCGGCCCCAGGACACCGTCTTCGTCCGGGCCATCCGGTTCGAGCACGCCGGGGTGGTGCGCTACGACGCGCGCGCCGTCACCCGCATGCACTCCGAGCCGCGGCGCTTCCTCTTCGAGGAGCCGCACTGGTGGATGAACCAGACGCGGCAGATGGCCAATGCGTGGCTCGATGACCTCTTCGGTGACTCGCGCGTCTACAGCGAGGACGACTTCTCCACGCGCTACCGCACCCACCTCGACTTCTACGGCGGCGCCACGGACGACAACCTCCAGGCCATGCCCACCCTGGCCCGGCTCATCTACGGCCTGTCGACGGCGTACCTGATGACGGGCGACCACCGCTACCGGCTGGCGGCCGCCGCGGGCATCCAGTTCCAGCGGTCTTCCTTTCGCATCCTCAGTCCGGATGGGCAGTCCTGCCTCTGGGCCTATGGCCGGCGCAAGGGCGTCAATGGCACCGTCACCCTCGTCGCCTCGGAGAACAGCGATGACTCCGGCGCCATCGCCCTCTACGAGCAGATCTACGGCCTGGCCGGGCTTGCCCAGTACTACCGCATCACCGGCGACCCCGAGGTGCTGGAGGACCTGCGCCGCACCGTCAGGACGTTCAACACGCTCTTCCTCGACAGCAAGGACGCCAACGCCGCGTTCCCCGGCCTCGACGGCTACTTCGCCCACCTCGACCCGGTCACCCTGCGGCCGGACTCGGCGGCGCTCGGGCGGCTCCAGTCACGCAAGAATTGGAACTCGGTGGGGGACCACATCCCCGCCTACCTCATCAACCTCATCCTCGCCCTGGATCCGCTGCCGCAGGGCGCGGACCCGGACGTCGCGAGCTTCCTCGACACCTGCCGGCGGATGCTCGACCGGACGACGCGGCTCATCCTGGAGAAGTTCCCGGACCCCGACTCGCTGTATGTGAATGAGCGCTTCCTCGCGGACTGGACGCCCGACCACCAGTGGGGATGGCAGCAGGACCGCGCCGTCGTGGGCCACAACTACAAGATTGCCTGGAACCTCACGCGCGTCGCCTACGACCAGCTCGCCCGCGGACGGCAGGAGGAGGCGCGGCGTTCGCTCCAGCTCGCGGAGCGGCTGGCCAGGGCGATGGTCTCCCACGGCTCCGACCTCGTGCGGGGCGGCTGCTTCGACGCCGTGGAGCGGCACCCCACCAACGGCCAGCCCCTGGAGTTCCCCTGGGGCAGCGTGAAGGACTTCTGGCAGCAGGAGCAGGCCATCCTCGCCAACCTCATCCTCCATGGCCAGACGGGGGACCCGGAGTACCTGGACCAGGCGCGCGCCATGTCCGCGTTCTGGAACATGTTCTTCCTGGACCGGGACAACCAGAACGTCTTCTTCCGCGTCAACGAGGACGGCCTCCCCATCCTCAACGGCGCGTTCGCCAACAAGGGGCAGTACGCCGTCGCGGGCTACCACTCCTTCGAGCTGAACTACCTGGCCCACGTCTACACGTGCGCCTACGTCTCGCCGGGCGCCAGCTTCTGTCTGTATTTCCATCCGTCCGCCGACAGCGGCTTCCGCTCCATCAACGTGCTGCCGGACTTCGTGAAGCCCGGCTCCATCGAGATCGCGAGCGTCACCATCAACGGCCGCCATCGGGCCAACTTCGACCCCCACCGGTTCCAGCTCCCCCTGGAGCCCTCGGACCTGGGGTCGGACGTCATCGTCCAGTTCCGGAGGAAGTCATGA
- a CDS encoding GMC family oxidoreductase — MNAYDFIVVGAGTAGRVIAHRLTETPEVRVLLLEMEDDRTARAYRTEPQMALEGRRLHASRGTACARVHVRGHPSDFDAWAHQGCPGWAWRSVRPYFQRMEAEAVTSAPRDAASPASGAFIEACQELGHPLVGDFNGPRMEGAGWHHLHLQPDRRHGVDVATLLLARARPHLTLVTGAQATRLLFEGSDCMGVEFHHQGRRESAYAVEEVVLCAGALESPRLLLLSGIGQPERLERLGVPMHSALPGVGENLHDHVVTSVVRERTGPTPVPSPPGPCESALFCHSTPGWLGPDLRLAFLHGPPDTPPGQKAPHAVSILPGVVRPLSRGWVRLASRDPLARPFLHPNYLAVEADLTRLMQGVELARQLFATRAFRGQVGSELRPGPEVGCRAQLRTFVQRAAEPGQQFAGSCRMGLDAMAVVDPELRVFGIGGLRVADASVMPSLPSGDSHAAVVMIAEKCADLLQAAHGLRARDVTARNACL; from the coding sequence TTGAACGCCTATGACTTCATCGTGGTGGGAGCCGGCACGGCGGGCCGGGTCATCGCCCACCGGCTGACGGAGACCCCCGAGGTCCGCGTGCTGCTCCTGGAGATGGAGGACGACCGGACGGCCCGGGCCTACCGCACCGAGCCCCAGATGGCGCTCGAGGGCCGGCGGCTCCACGCGTCGCGCGGCACCGCTTGCGCCCGGGTCCACGTCCGCGGCCATCCGTCGGACTTCGATGCCTGGGCGCACCAGGGATGCCCGGGCTGGGCCTGGCGGAGCGTGCGGCCCTACTTCCAGAGGATGGAAGCCGAGGCTGTGACGAGCGCGCCGCGCGATGCGGCGAGCCCCGCCTCCGGCGCCTTCATCGAAGCCTGCCAGGAATTGGGCCATCCCCTCGTTGGGGACTTCAACGGGCCCCGGATGGAGGGCGCCGGCTGGCACCACCTCCACCTCCAGCCGGACCGGCGTCACGGCGTCGACGTCGCGACCCTGCTGCTGGCGCGGGCGCGGCCCCACCTCACGCTCGTGACGGGCGCCCAGGCCACCCGGCTGCTCTTCGAGGGCTCGGATTGCATGGGCGTGGAGTTCCACCACCAGGGCCGGCGCGAGAGCGCGTACGCGGTCGAGGAGGTGGTGCTCTGCGCCGGGGCCCTGGAGTCACCCAGGCTGCTCCTGCTCTCGGGCATCGGACAGCCCGAGCGGCTCGAGCGGCTTGGCGTCCCCATGCACTCCGCCCTCCCCGGGGTGGGCGAGAACCTCCACGACCATGTCGTCACGAGCGTCGTCCGGGAGCGCACCGGGCCCACGCCCGTCCCGTCCCCGCCGGGCCCCTGCGAGAGCGCCCTCTTCTGCCACTCCACTCCCGGCTGGCTCGGGCCCGACCTGCGGCTGGCGTTCCTCCACGGACCGCCCGACACGCCCCCCGGCCAGAAGGCTCCCCATGCCGTGAGCATCCTGCCGGGCGTGGTGCGGCCGCTGTCGCGCGGCTGGGTGCGCCTGGCGAGCCGTGACCCGCTCGCCAGGCCGTTCCTCCATCCCAACTACCTGGCCGTCGAGGCGGACCTCACGCGCCTGATGCAGGGCGTGGAGCTGGCCCGGCAGCTCTTCGCCACCCGGGCGTTCCGCGGTCAGGTGGGCAGCGAGCTGCGGCCGGGCCCGGAGGTGGGATGCCGGGCCCAATTGAGGACCTTCGTCCAGCGCGCCGCCGAACCGGGCCAGCAGTTCGCGGGCTCCTGCCGGATGGGGCTCGACGCCATGGCGGTCGTGGACCCGGAGCTGCGCGTCTTCGGCATCGGCGGACTGCGCGTGGCGGACGCCAGCGTGATGCCGTCGCTGCCCTCCGGTGACAGCCACGCCGCCGTCGTGATGATCGCGGAGAAGTGCGCAGACCTGCTCCAGGCCGCGCACGGCCTCCGCGCCCGCGACGTCACAGCGCGCAATGCCTGTCTCTAA
- a CDS encoding ester cyclase, whose translation MLNENPANVESSRRARSTRARMVDTVYSYFDEVLGQGRLELIDALTTPGITLRGPARPESGAGREGLRRWVRRLRGSAPGIQVAMERRAIQGNKVAVRWRAEGLPPGPVPRGLYVFVFEEDRVAELWMHDLDADSCSDAELPLRAA comes from the coding sequence ATGCTCAATGAGAACCCCGCGAACGTCGAGTCCTCCCGGAGGGCGCGGTCCACGAGGGCGCGGATGGTGGACACGGTCTACAGCTACTTCGACGAGGTTCTGGGCCAGGGCCGGCTGGAGCTCATCGACGCGCTGACGACGCCCGGCATCACCCTGCGCGGCCCCGCGCGGCCGGAGTCGGGCGCCGGGCGGGAGGGCCTGCGGCGGTGGGTGCGCAGGCTGCGAGGGAGCGCGCCCGGCATCCAGGTCGCCATGGAGCGGCGCGCCATCCAGGGCAACAAGGTGGCGGTGCGCTGGCGTGCCGAGGGCTTGCCCCCGGGGCCGGTCCCCCGGGGCCTGTACGTCTTCGTGTTCGAGGAGGACCGGGTGGCCGAGCTCTGGATGCACGACCTCGACGCGGACTCCTGCTCCGACGCGGAGCTTCCGCTGCGCGCGGCGTGA